From one Electrophorus electricus isolate fEleEle1 chromosome 20, fEleEle1.pri, whole genome shotgun sequence genomic stretch:
- the si:ch211-213o11.11 gene encoding probable G-protein coupled receptor, translating into MDMSRLPQGHALNETELNSTLRYGPFVHLPPSMQLGTMSNPQSRLRDLTGLVAMVILNVVALVANVAILAVVARAPHLRKFGFVGHLCAVDVLCAALLMPLAIVCGSPLFAGIIFSALECRLYVFLNTFLISASIFSVTAISVERYYYIVHPMHYESKMTPRLAAAVMVLVWVASALLGLATVFGWPNYGSRSSIAAAHCSLHWSHSGHRRIFAIVFCVLCFCVPAAIILAVYANVYKVAHTAARHRGPLPSWVVAATPRPKRRSDSVNSQTTIITTSSSARRETRAPRRPRRPLVGGKAAVTLAVIVGQFVLCWLPYFAFHLHLSLGFSHSATVAEAEAPVTWLAYSSFAVNPFFYGLLNRQIREALCKAMFCCCRASPSRPPPRGETSVREGSAHKDFLHFLKRSGSVEATRSSCHSATPRTTLDQTAFRIPGQIPEEVT; encoded by the coding sequence ATGGACATGTCCAGATTACCTCAGGGCCATGCACTCAACGAAACGGAGCTCAACAGCACACTCAGGTATGGCCCCTTTGTGCACCTCCCTCCCAGCATGCAGCTGGGCACCATGTCCAATCCGCAGTCCCGCCTGCGGGACCTGACGGGTCTGGTGGCCATGGTGATACTGAACGTCGTGGCCCTCGTTGCTAACGTGGCCATCCTGGCTGTCGTGGCGAGAGCACCCCACCTGCGCAAATTCGGCTTCGTGGGCCACCTGTGCGCTGTGGACGTGCTGTGCGCTGCCCTGCTCATGCCTCTAGCCATCGTCTGCGGCTCGCCACTTTTCGCCGGAATCATCTTTTCCGCACTCGAGTGCCGCCTCTACGTTTTCCTCAACACCTTCCTGATCTCCGCCTCCATCTTCTCGGTGACAGCCATTAGCGTGGAGCGCTACTACTACATCGTGCACCCCATGCACTACGAGAGCAAAATGACACCGCGGTTGGCTGCTGCCGTCATGGTGCTGGTGTGGGTGGCGTCCGCCCTCCTCGGATTGGCCACTGTCTTTGGGTGGCCCAATTATGGGAGCCGGAGCTCCATAGCTGCTGCCCACTGTTCTCTGCACTGGAGTCACAGCGGGCACCGGCGCATCTTTGCAATCGTCTTCTGCGTGCTGTGCTTCTGCGTGCCGGCCGCGATCATCCTCGCCGTCTACGCCAATGTCTACAAGGTCGCACACACAGCTGCCCGGCACAGGGGCCCCCTGCCGAGCTGGGTGGTGGCAGCGACACCCCGCCCCAAGCGCCGCTCCGACTCTGTCAACAGCCagaccaccatcatcaccaccagcTCGAGTGCCAGGCGAGAGACGCGCGCCCCCCGCAGGCCAAGGAGGCCGCTGGTGGGCGGCAAAGCCGCCGTCACCCTGGCCGTCATCGTGGGCCAGTTTGTCCTCTGCTGGCTGCCATACTTCGCTTTCCACCTGCACCTGTCACTGGGCTTTTCACACAGTGCAACAGTGGCAGAGGCCGAGGCACCCGTCACGTGGCTGGCGTACTCCTCGTTCGCGGTGAACCCGTTCTTCTATGGCCTGCTGAACCGGCAGATTCGTGAGGCGCTGTGCAAGGCTATGTTCTGCTGCTGCCGCGCCTCACCCAGCCGGCCACCGCCGCGGGGTGAGACTTCTGTCCGTGAGGGCTCCGCCCACAAGGACTTCCTGCATTTCCTGAAACGTAGTGGCTCTGTGGAGGCAACACGGAGCAGCTGCCACTCAGCCACGCCAAGGACCACACTGGACCAAACCGCATTCCGGATTCCTGGACAGATCCCCGAAGAGGTCACCTAA